From a region of the Leptospira montravelensis genome:
- a CDS encoding AAA family ATPase has product MAAKKESEFLSIIRFLKQNGRESEIETRLVLPLIKHLGYQREDFKDKVTLKKSGEADFVCFVNQNPYLAIEVKSNSVNLSDPSAKTYIEAKYQLFDYMNSDDLQKVQFGLLINGKNAQVFQRKNKVIFPLTEILNLEEGTDKTINLLKKLLKKPALYEDKKRPLIVAIYNNKGGVGKTVTTGNFAGVLSEKGKNVLLIDLDPQQRDLTDSFKLEVKKTETPTSVFDILLGKEIKGSINTIRIRKNLHIIRGDERFDSAAHATRAITQTMVKKFRKLLDAFGAKGNFDYILIDCPTNWSFFSKIGVSVSDSVLIPVNYQAAQAIHNAVQVLEKFIPEVWCDRKGNGPEVLPILFNNAYTDPTSKKHFDNVRRDEIRKLTKDKWYAKLFDEAIEIKHHHEISTSLFLHIDETGPAPYTLKNKQSKVFKEYEEVLSQIFGI; this is encoded by the coding sequence ATGGCAGCAAAAAAAGAAAGTGAGTTCCTATCCATTATACGTTTCTTAAAACAAAACGGGCGTGAATCAGAAATAGAAACAAGACTAGTTCTCCCGTTAATCAAACATTTAGGTTATCAACGAGAAGATTTTAAAGACAAAGTAACTTTAAAAAAATCAGGTGAAGCTGATTTTGTATGTTTTGTAAATCAAAATCCATATTTAGCAATTGAAGTAAAATCTAATTCTGTCAATTTATCTGACCCTTCTGCCAAAACATACATCGAAGCAAAGTATCAGTTATTTGACTATATGAACTCTGATGATTTACAAAAAGTGCAATTTGGTCTACTGATCAATGGCAAAAATGCCCAAGTCTTTCAAAGAAAAAATAAAGTAATTTTCCCACTCACTGAAATTTTAAATTTGGAAGAGGGAACTGACAAAACTATTAATCTTCTCAAAAAACTTTTAAAAAAGCCTGCACTTTATGAAGATAAGAAGAGACCACTTATCGTTGCGATTTATAACAATAAGGGTGGTGTGGGTAAAACAGTCACAACTGGTAACTTTGCAGGTGTACTTTCTGAAAAAGGAAAAAATGTTTTACTCATTGATTTAGACCCACAACAACGAGACCTTACCGATTCCTTTAAACTTGAAGTTAAAAAAACAGAAACACCTACAAGTGTTTTTGATATTTTACTGGGGAAAGAAATTAAAGGAAGTATCAATACAATTCGAATCAGGAAAAATCTTCATATCATCAGGGGAGACGAACGTTTTGATAGTGCAGCTCATGCAACTAGAGCAATCACCCAGACAATGGTGAAAAAATTTCGTAAACTACTCGATGCCTTTGGTGCAAAAGGCAATTTTGATTACATACTGATCGATTGTCCAACCAACTGGAGTTTTTTTAGTAAAATTGGAGTTTCGGTTTCTGATTCTGTATTAATTCCTGTAAATTACCAGGCAGCACAAGCCATTCATAATGCAGTGCAGGTATTAGAAAAATTCATTCCAGAAGTTTGGTGTGATAGAAAAGGAAATGGACCAGAAGTTTTACCGATCCTTTTTAACAATGCATATACAGATCCAACAAGTAAAAAACATTTTGATAATGTAAGACGTGATGAAATTCGAAAGTTAACAAAAGACAAATGGTATGCAAAACTATTTGATGAGGCTATAGAAATCAAACACCATCACGAAATTTCTACGTCATTATTTTTGCATATTGATGAAACTGGGCCAGCACCTTATACATTAAAGAATAAACAGTCGAAAGTATTCAAAGAATATGAAGAAGTTTTAAGTCAAATTTTTGGAATTTAA
- a CDS encoding Fic family protein — MLSEDLDRILKLKAELDAIRPIPEETMAKVMQKFRLDWNYHSNSMEGNSLTFGETKTFLLHGMTALGKPLKDHLEIKGHNEAILELEDMVKGEVQLTEQKIRSFHQLILGKPYTVKAFTKEGIETTKEIIPGKYKTQPNHVITSTGETFYFTEPNLVPLEMEQLLKWFSENQSKNELSPLVLAATFHYQFIRIHPFDDGNGRMARILMNLILMMNGHPPVVIKTEDKENYVRALRLADGGELNPFIEYIGQQLIHSLELIIKGVKGQSIEDDDDIEKRLKLLTLQIEENKKNEISVKRDPSHVFETVDQSIVPLIEDVISKLPKMNSFFLETSYEIITPLEPLVPFARTKYTNLNQLKESFQTYARNLNESFPKSITVSISLNGYKHSAEKADFNIQTYIYIHFNDYTYKVNSSNLEINEINLPYSQRISNELSKTFANKLLGHWVTKLEEINKS; from the coding sequence ATGTTAAGTGAAGATTTAGATAGAATCTTAAAACTGAAAGCAGAGTTAGATGCCATTCGGCCCATTCCCGAGGAAACAATGGCAAAGGTCATGCAAAAGTTTCGACTCGATTGGAACTACCATTCCAATTCGATGGAAGGGAACTCTCTCACTTTCGGTGAAACCAAAACCTTTTTACTACATGGAATGACTGCTTTAGGCAAACCATTAAAAGATCACCTTGAAATTAAAGGTCACAACGAGGCCATTCTAGAGTTAGAGGATATGGTAAAAGGGGAAGTTCAACTCACAGAACAGAAAATTCGCAGCTTCCATCAATTAATTTTAGGAAAGCCATACACCGTAAAAGCTTTTACCAAAGAGGGAATAGAAACAACAAAAGAGATAATTCCTGGTAAATACAAAACACAACCCAATCATGTTATAACTTCTACTGGTGAAACATTTTATTTTACTGAACCAAATCTTGTTCCATTAGAGATGGAACAACTTCTCAAGTGGTTTAGTGAAAACCAGAGCAAAAACGAACTCTCGCCACTAGTATTAGCTGCGACCTTTCATTACCAATTCATAAGAATTCATCCCTTCGATGATGGAAATGGAAGGATGGCACGAATCCTCATGAATCTAATTCTGATGATGAACGGTCATCCGCCTGTGGTCATTAAAACAGAGGATAAAGAAAATTACGTTCGCGCACTTAGACTAGCAGATGGTGGTGAATTAAATCCCTTTATTGAATACATAGGCCAACAATTGATTCACTCTTTAGAACTGATTATAAAAGGTGTCAAAGGTCAATCCATTGAAGACGATGATGATATCGAAAAACGTTTGAAACTACTTACACTGCAAATAGAGGAGAACAAAAAAAACGAAATTAGTGTTAAACGAGACCCAAGCCATGTTTTTGAAACAGTTGACCAATCCATTGTTCCGTTGATCGAGGATGTAATTTCAAAATTACCTAAAATGAATTCCTTTTTTTTAGAAACATCTTACGAGATAATAACACCTTTAGAGCCATTAGTGCCATTTGCGCGGACTAAATATACAAACTTAAATCAACTAAAGGAATCATTTCAAACTTATGCAAGGAACCTAAACGAATCATTTCCAAAGTCGATAACAGTTTCAATCAGCTTAAATGGATACAAACATTCTGCAGAAAAAGCTGACTTTAATATTCAAACTTATATATATATACATTTTAATGATTATACTTACAAAGTGAATTCATCTAATCTCGAAATCAATGAAATTAATTTGCCATATAGTCAAAGAATCTCTAACGAACTAAGCAAAACCTTTGCAAACAAATTGCTTGGCCACTGGGTAACGAAACTTGAAGAAATCAATAAGAGTTAG
- a CDS encoding TetR/AcrR family transcriptional regulator, which produces MGKGEDTKSMILDKAVQMASIQGLEGLTIGSLADALGMSKSGLFGKFASKENLQIEVLRVGSELFRRNVMYPALKTKPGLARLKTAFQMWLSWANTDSLPGGCLFLSSSSEFDDRPGLVRDHLKKTQLSWQKTLKQFVQDAKDTLELDANTNVDKMVQEIWGLILGFHFYNRLLEDKQAEKRTKLSFNELIKRHQYDI; this is translated from the coding sequence ATGGGTAAGGGTGAGGACACAAAATCAATGATTTTGGACAAAGCAGTCCAAATGGCAAGCATCCAAGGATTGGAAGGGCTTACCATCGGATCCCTTGCCGATGCATTGGGAATGTCCAAAAGTGGACTCTTTGGAAAGTTTGCTTCCAAAGAAAATCTCCAAATCGAAGTTTTACGTGTGGGAAGCGAACTGTTCCGGCGGAATGTTATGTATCCTGCTCTCAAAACCAAACCAGGATTGGCAAGGCTCAAAACAGCATTTCAGATGTGGTTGTCATGGGCAAATACGGATAGTCTACCGGGAGGGTGTTTGTTTTTGTCTTCTAGTTCAGAATTTGACGATAGACCTGGTTTAGTCAGAGATCATTTAAAAAAAACGCAACTTAGTTGGCAAAAGACATTAAAACAATTTGTGCAAGATGCGAAAGATACTCTGGAATTAGATGCGAATACAAATGTAGATAAGATGGTGCAAGAAATTTGGGGACTCATCTTAGGATTTCATTTTTATAACCGCCTTTTGGAAGACAAACAAGCTGAAAAGAGAACCAAACTAAGTTTTAACGAATTAATCAAACGTCACCAATACGATATTTGA
- a CDS encoding methyl-accepting chemotaxis protein: MLTIADLWKQGKIIINRIRFGLVLLFFLAMIGAKDEFQPKMFLIHMIGTCTMAFYCAVAYILERKSNPPTWFHKTLILLDTLVLGGTIIMDCTLSLNEAQAALANTAVYFIYFFNAIYSGFLGDRKFVLLNSFIGAITSAIALYCAVNIAGIKLSVNPELSRQIGYVGMAGEVLKPVFILIAGYIVSLLVQLLTKISSLAEIKADEAELLLDQTKERNKISANAAVKLESSITNFSNFVSQTSVKLESQAASLEEITAVISELSSSFESNGSSIEEQNNKVQGMVSDTEILKETVDQILVQSERLVEIAEINKKESMSVTEVADQTATHLESIQSSFDQVNEINNIVAEIGEKTNLLALNASIEAARAGDVGKGFAVVANEVSKLAEFTKNNVKRISVVVKSSKDIITNARNASKETGELAKSQIDRLNQTLVEIQDMNRLYLEQRNTLSAILTELGQIRELSKQISESTKEQLLGQKEASKGIVQLEMEVNEISRASKDLEEHIEMIKDEANKLASMSQT, encoded by the coding sequence GTGTTAACGATCGCAGATCTTTGGAAACAAGGCAAAATCATCATCAATAGAATCAGATTCGGTTTGGTTCTTTTATTCTTTTTAGCCATGATAGGGGCAAAAGACGAGTTCCAACCAAAGATGTTTTTAATCCATATGATCGGTACTTGCACAATGGCTTTTTATTGTGCTGTTGCTTATATTTTAGAAAGAAAATCAAATCCTCCCACTTGGTTTCACAAGACACTCATTCTGTTAGATACTTTAGTTCTTGGTGGTACCATCATCATGGACTGCACCCTTAGTTTAAATGAGGCGCAGGCAGCACTGGCAAATACAGCAGTGTATTTTATTTATTTTTTTAATGCCATCTATTCTGGATTTTTAGGTGACCGTAAGTTTGTTTTGTTAAATTCGTTTATAGGTGCTATAACTTCCGCCATTGCCTTGTATTGTGCTGTAAACATTGCAGGGATTAAACTTTCAGTGAATCCAGAACTCTCTCGCCAAATTGGTTATGTAGGTATGGCTGGCGAAGTTCTCAAACCTGTTTTTATTTTGATCGCAGGTTATATTGTTAGTTTACTAGTGCAGCTCCTAACAAAAATTAGCTCTCTTGCCGAAATCAAAGCAGATGAAGCTGAACTTCTTTTAGACCAAACTAAAGAAAGAAATAAAATTTCAGCAAATGCAGCTGTAAAATTAGAAAGTTCCATAACAAATTTTAGTAACTTTGTATCACAAACGTCAGTAAAACTTGAATCGCAAGCTGCTTCCTTAGAAGAAATTACAGCGGTCATATCCGAACTTTCCAGTTCTTTTGAATCCAACGGGTCTTCCATCGAAGAACAAAATAATAAAGTACAAGGAATGGTATCTGATACTGAAATTCTAAAGGAAACAGTGGATCAAATTCTTGTTCAAAGTGAACGTCTTGTGGAAATTGCTGAAATTAATAAAAAAGAAAGTATGTCTGTCACCGAAGTAGCGGACCAAACAGCAACTCATTTAGAATCCATCCAATCTTCTTTTGACCAAGTAAACGAAATCAATAATATAGTAGCTGAAATTGGAGAAAAGACAAACTTACTTGCGTTAAATGCATCAATTGAAGCGGCGCGGGCTGGAGACGTCGGAAAAGGTTTTGCTGTTGTGGCAAATGAAGTAAGTAAGCTGGCTGAGTTTACCAAAAACAACGTAAAACGTATCTCCGTAGTTGTAAAAAGTTCCAAAGATATTATAACTAACGCAAGAAATGCATCCAAAGAAACGGGTGAATTAGCAAAATCTCAAATTGACCGTTTGAACCAAACTTTGGTGGAAATCCAGGATATGAACCGGTTATACTTGGAACAAAGAAATACTTTGTCGGCCATTCTAACCGAACTTGGACAAATACGGGAACTATCCAAACAAATTTCCGAATCCACCAAAGAACAGTTACTTGGTCAGAAAGAAGCTTCCAAAGGGATTGTTCAACTAGAAATGGAAGTCAACGAAATCAGTCGCGCCTCCAAAGACCTAGAAGAACATATAGAAATGATCAAAGATGAAGCCAATAAACTGGCATCAATGAGCCAGACCTAG
- a CDS encoding alpha/beta hydrolase, whose amino-acid sequence METNSTIVRSLSRVYPFTLEEKWAFARRRPNFFGSMAAGYFLSTQKQKPSRKEMDVLALAEQKEFQVNEHHIQYFHWKGEKETILLVHGWNGHTGNFARIVPALLEKGYNVIGIDLPGHGFSSGRYSNIVLSAKMVCRLINEIGNPNYIITHSFGGAVATVAQELGVKAQKLVYIAPPLRLEILRKSFSEYYRLTSEESEAMRIVLERKVKQPLSSLDLEKAGPKFDNSLLVIHDEDDMEIPFAMGVAVSKAWKKSKLVPTKGLGHKMILRTESVKDEIIDFLKED is encoded by the coding sequence ATGGAAACAAATAGCACGATCGTTCGTTCTTTAAGTAGGGTTTATCCATTTACATTAGAAGAAAAATGGGCCTTTGCCCGAAGAAGGCCAAATTTCTTTGGTTCAATGGCTGCCGGGTATTTTTTATCCACACAAAAACAAAAACCATCCAGAAAGGAAATGGATGTATTGGCGTTAGCAGAACAAAAAGAGTTTCAAGTGAACGAACACCATATCCAATACTTTCATTGGAAAGGAGAAAAAGAAACAATTCTTCTCGTTCATGGTTGGAATGGACATACTGGTAATTTTGCAAGGATTGTTCCTGCCCTTTTGGAGAAAGGATATAATGTCATAGGAATAGATTTACCTGGTCATGGATTTTCTTCTGGTAGGTATTCTAATATTGTATTATCAGCGAAGATGGTGTGTAGGCTCATAAATGAAATTGGAAATCCAAATTATATCATTACACATTCTTTTGGTGGCGCAGTCGCAACCGTAGCACAAGAATTAGGTGTAAAAGCCCAAAAGTTAGTTTATATTGCGCCACCTCTAAGATTAGAAATTTTAAGGAAAAGTTTTAGTGAATATTATCGTTTGACTTCGGAAGAAAGTGAAGCAATGCGTATTGTTTTAGAAAGAAAGGTCAAACAACCTCTTAGCAGTTTGGATTTAGAAAAAGCAGGTCCTAAATTTGATAACTCACTTCTTGTGATTCACGATGAAGATGATATGGAAATTCCTTTTGCAATGGGAGTTGCCGTTTCGAAGGCATGGAAAAAATCTAAATTAGTCCCAACCAAAGGACTCGGCCATAAAATGATTTTGAGAACTGAAAGTGTCAAAGATGAGATTATTGATTTTTTGAAAGAGGACTAA
- a CDS encoding DUF3052 domain-containing protein translates to MSAGYSGKPLVEKLGIKESMILHFINLPNKDFIKTWGTFPKEVQILDKPKKGLDMIHFFTTSSEEYRKKLPKFMGLIKPSGMIWISWPKKTAKILSDMNENLIRDFALELGLVDIKVCAVDEIWSGLKLVIRKENRNAK, encoded by the coding sequence ATGTCTGCTGGTTATTCAGGAAAACCTCTGGTCGAAAAATTAGGGATCAAAGAAAGTATGATCCTCCACTTCATTAATCTTCCCAACAAAGACTTTATCAAAACTTGGGGAACGTTTCCCAAAGAAGTTCAAATCCTCGACAAACCAAAAAAAGGTTTAGACATGATTCACTTTTTTACAACTTCGTCCGAAGAATACCGCAAAAAATTGCCAAAATTTATGGGTTTGATCAAACCTTCGGGAATGATTTGGATATCTTGGCCCAAAAAAACTGCAAAAATTCTTTCTGATATGAATGAAAATCTAATTAGAGATTTTGCTTTGGAACTAGGCCTTGTGGACATTAAAGTTTGTGCCGTAGATGAGATTTGGTCAGGATTAAAACTGGTAATTCGAAAAGAGAATCGTAATGCAAAATAA